In one window of Gossypium arboreum isolate Shixiya-1 chromosome 4, ASM2569848v2, whole genome shotgun sequence DNA:
- the LOC108461865 gene encoding B3 domain-containing transcription factor VRN1-like, which produces MSQPVGPSLPLNNSSCIFYKLIVASILQDKKLRIPNKFVKKFGNELSSVATLTVPGGCQWLVELREDNKRIWLDNGWNSFVEYYSICIGYFVVFKYEGNSHFGVHVYNLKSSEINYLSNNSREPGDFAEITGSSSYFLVDKDVDESLDHEKKKYKISTCLHQENELHDLRATFQSTQDKGIQFNGVELTSIGDEGGPCFSNETLRYTIKQEVEPIMDENEPFRKFKVKEELPTLNSPSVLRRRRDVTAEEKQGAFHAASMFKPDNPFCRIILRPSYVYKGVLLHLPRCFARRYLNGVDGVITLQIPEGKKWPVQCVYCNDNLKFSKGWAEFVLDNNLDEGDVCIFELINTKEIVLKVTIFRALRD; this is translated from the exons ATGTCACAACCAGTGGGTCCATCTTTGCCCCTGAACAATTCCTCTTGCATCTTCTACAAGTTAATTGTGGCTTCCATCCTTCAAGACAAGAAGCTA AGGATCCCGAATAAGTTCGTTAAGAAATTTGGTAATGAACTCTCTTCGGTTGCTACGCTCACCGTCCCGGGTGGTTGTCAATGGCTAGTGGAATTGAGGGAAGATAACAAAAGAATATGGCTGGATAATGGTTGGAACTCGTTTGTTGAATACTATTCCATCTGCATCGGGTACTTCGTGGTCTTTAAATACGAAGGGAATTCGCATTTTGGTGTTCATGTGTATAATCTGAAATCTTCGGAGATCAACTATCTGTCGAATAATTCTCGAGAACCTGGTGATTTTGCTGAGATTACGGGTTCTAGTTCGTACTTTTTGGTCGATAAAGATGTCGACGAAAGTCTAGATCACGAGAAGAAGAAATATAAGATCTCTACATGCCTGCATCAGGAAAACGAGTTGCATGATTTACGAGCAACGTTTCAATCTACTCAAGACAAAGGCATTCAGTTTAATGGGGTTGAGCTTACGAGTATCGGAGATGAAGGTGGACCGTGTTTCTCAAACGAAACACTACGATACACTATAAAACAAGAAGTTGAACCTA TTATGGATGAAAACGAGCCGTTCCGGAAATTCAAAGTGAAAGAAGAGCTTCCTACCCTGAACTCACCAAGTGTTCTTCGGAGAAGGAGAGATGTTACGGCAGAAGAAAAACAGGGTGCATTTCACGCGGCTTCGATGTTCAAACCGGACAATCCTTTCTGCAGGATTATATTGCGACCGTCTTATGTATACAAGGGAGTACTTCTC CATTTGCCCCGTTGCTTTGCTCGGAGATATCTGAACGGAGTTGACGGGGTCATCACGCTTCAGATACCGGAAGGGAAAAAGTGGCCGGTTCAATGCGTTTATTGTAATGACAATTTGAAGTTCAGCAAAGGATGGGCCGAATTCGTCCTGGATAATAATTTGGATGAAGGAGACGTTTGTATATTCGAGTTGATTAATACGAAGGAGATCGTACTGAAAGTTACCATTTTCCGTGCTCTTCGAGACTGA